The Vidua macroura isolate BioBank_ID:100142 chromosome 4, ASM2450914v1, whole genome shotgun sequence genome window below encodes:
- the FGFBP1 gene encoding fibroblast growth factor-binding protein 1, which produces MRIKSFGLLCVLMLVSQMLLANCERQKERKKGRQGIEHGGKNQKESNQGNEKGQTSKGGKSSPKGKFETKENAECTWSVMDTNAVTLHIQCKHGDTEFWCEFSGDPSSCAQYAANQKSYWKQVSRSLKKQKQICQDPKSVIKSKLCRKGPQSAHLRLTHSSLLTAVGLAKENKMHHTKEVVQTPADASVTEKRLEHSPQDCVEDVDYIDQKKVAEEYCPESLLSFCNFFITMVQDKRC; this is translated from the coding sequence ATGAGGATCAAAAGCTTTGGACTCCTTTGTGTGTTGATGCTGGTCTCCCAGATGCTACTAGCCAACTgtgaaagacagaaggaaagaaaaaagggaagacaAGGCATAGAACATGgtggaaaaaaccaaaaggaatctaaccaaggaaatgaaaaagggCAGACAtcaaaaggaggaaaatcaTCTCCTAAAGGCAAGTTTGAAACCAAAGAAAATGCTGAGTGCACCTGGTCAGTGATGGATACAAATGCTGTTACTCTGCACATACAGTGCAAGCACGGTGACACTGAGTTCTGGTGTGAATTCTCTGGAGACCCTTCTAGCTGTGCACAGTATGCAGCAAACCAGAAATCCTACTGGAAACAAGTCTCCCGATCTCTaaagaagcagaagcagattTGTCAAGACCCCAAAAGTGTAATAAAATCTAAATTGTGTAGGAAAGGCCCACAAAGTGCTCACCTGAGGTTGACTCACTCAAGCCTACTAACAGCAGTGGGTCTTGCCAAAGAGAACAAAATGCATCACACAAAAGAAGTTGTCCAGACTCCAGCAGATGCCTCTGTGACTGAAAAAAGGCTAGAACACAGTCCTCAAGACTGTGTTGAAGATGTAGATTACATTGACCAGAAAAAGGTGGCTGAGGAATACTGTCCAGaaagtttgctttctttctgcaACTTTTTTATCACAATGGTCCAAGACAAACGATGCTGA